From a region of the Castanea sativa cultivar Marrone di Chiusa Pesio chromosome 10, ASM4071231v1 genome:
- the LOC142612259 gene encoding uncharacterized protein LOC142612259: protein MQSIAAAVVELTHQSQKLTQEINQRRQRPERCVEGQAQSQEGREEENVEYENQSRGTASRRVPHLEKEMDQMRKIMDEMRENMRRTNPIDDLVHRTDYPFIASINNHPLPSKLKMPSLDSYNGTCNLCDHIATFKTTMHLQGVPDEIMCRAFPTTLKGPARVWFSKIPLNTVGSFEELSKLFVNNFIRGQRHNGSSSSLLTIEQGENESLQSFITHFNREALTIDKMDDKLLLVAFHNGVSFDLFIHKIYDQEPQTMAKLVHSAQSFMNVEDAIIAKKRKRAKRVEADLPCHPELGPRPKKARMGEKKDRENRKSSSSSGRIQHYTPLNIPFDQVLMQIKNDPSLKWPKKMKGYPNKRNKNNYYHFHRDHEHDTNE from the coding sequence ATGCAGTCCATAGCAGCTGCCGTCGTAGAGTTAACCCATCAAAGTCAAAAGTTAACTCAGGAGATCAACCAAAGAAGGCAACGTCCTGAACGATGTGTGGAAGGACAAGCCCAGAGTCAAGAAggtagagaagaagaaaatgtggAGTACGAGAATCAGTCAAGAGGTACCGCTTCACGTAGAGTGCCGCACTTAGAGAAGGAGATGGATCAAATGAGGAAAATCATGGAcgagatgagggagaacatgagaAGAACAAATCCTATAGATGATTTGGTGCATCGAACTGATTACCCCTTTATAGCTTCCATCAACAATCATCCCTTACCTTCTAAACTCAAGATGCCTTCCTTGGACTCATATAACGGAACGTGCAACCTATGTGACCATATTGCAACATTCAAGACGACAATGCATCTTCAAGGAGTTCCAGATGAGATAATGTGTAGGGCCTTCCCAACCACCCTTAAGGGGCCAGCACGAGTGTGGTTTAGTAAAATACCTTTGAATACTGTTGGATCTTttgaggagttgagtaagttgttcgtcaacAACTTTATCAGAGGACAAAGGCATAATGGCTCCTCGTCCAGCCTATTAACCATAGAACAAGGAGAAAATGAAAGCTTGCAATCCTTCATTACTCACTTCAACAGGGAAGCCCTGACGATAGACAAAATGgacgacaagttgttattggtagcCTTCCATAATGGAGTCAGTTTCGATTTGTTTATCCACAAGATTTATGATCAAGAGCCACAGACCATGGCTAAACTCGTCCATTCAGCCCAAAGCTTCATGAATGTAGAGGATGCAATCAttgccaagaagagaaagagagccaAGCGAGTGGAAGCAGATCTCCCATGCCATCCTGAACTgggtcctcgtccaaagaaggcccGAATGGGAGAGAAGAAAGACCGAGAGAACAGGAAGTCAAGTTCTTCTTCAGGAAGGATTCAGCACTATACGCCCTTGAACATTCCATTTGatcaagtgcttatgcaaatcaagaaTGATCCGTCTTTAAAGTGGCCTAAAAAGATGAAAGGATATCCCAATAAGCGCAATAAGAACAATTATTACCACTTCCACAGAGATCACGAGCATGACACGAACGAGTAG